The nucleotide window TTCCCCTTCTAAAATAGGTCTACAGCCGCCAAAGGGTGAGGTAATAAGGCTCTTAAAGGCGTTACTCCTCGATAACCTGATTAGTGTAGAAGAGTTTGATTCGTTACGTGAAAAGGAGTACATTGAAGTTATGGACCTGCTAAGCGGGAAGGCTAAGGAATACGCTAAGAGGCTGTTCGAAGAGAAAGTCGGTATTCCCGAGTACGAATATAGGGAATTAAGTGAGGCTGAGTTTAAGGAGCTTTTGCTTGTAGTGGAGGAGTACTCTAAAGACATGGGGACGGACTACTCTGAAATGCTGAAGGAGAGGTTTACGGTAGTGACAGCTAGGTCTAAGAAATAATTTTTTGTCGTGTAAGTAGGGCCGGACTTGATTAGGTAGATTCATGATTTATTTTACAGATTGTATTTACCTAAGTATAGTGAGACTAACCATAAAAACATGCTAAGCAATAGTTAATACATAGTACGTGCAAAAGCTTAAGGTGACAAGTTTACAATTTAGTTTATTCAGGTAGTTTCACGTACACTTTATTATTTGCATATAAATTATACTAATTCGGGAGAAAATATTTTAATTTGCAATGAATACCTTAATGATCTACTCATTGACAGAGTCCTAATGCTGTTACTCTAGCAGTTATACCCAGTCGGTTAATAAAGGGCAAAAGTACTTTGGTATGAAACGTACACATTTTATGGGCAGTAGGACGAGGTCTTGCCCTATAGTGTTGACCTTGCCCTATAGTGTTGACAAAGTATAGCTACCTTCTTTATTTAAAAAACAAGATTACTTTATTTAAAAAACAAAGATTAATGTTAAAACCATAAATTAAACATTTATATAACATCTTTACGTATAAGTATTACGAGTTGTATTTTACTAAAGTCAGGGTCATAGGTGTTTCAGGTACAGCTGAAAAGATCAGAGAAGGACTAGAGTCTTTAGGTTATTATATAACGGAGAGAGGTGAAAACTTAAGGGTAGTAGTTGGCCCTATATCTAAAGCTGTAAAATACGTTAATTCTAAGCCCGTCATTTCAGTATCAGAGGACGGGGAATATATAATTCCCTTAACGGGAATAGAGAGCGGTGTTTCGTTTGTAGCGTCTGTCATTTCAGATATTATAGGTGGTAGTTTAATCCTCACTTCGAAGACCTCTGAAAAGGGGTTGTACAGTGTCCAAGAGTTTTCTTGGATAAATGGCTTGTATTGGCTGAGAAGAGACGGTATAAAGGAGGTCAACAGGAAGCTAGTAGAACGGGGTAGTTTACTGGTCTATTCCTCAGGGTTTGATAACTTTATATTACCTGAGGGGTATGAGAGAGCCGATTTCCCTTGTGACGCTGATATAGTTATAGGAGAGAACAGTTGCAAGGGCCTTACACTTATGCCCTATAAGGTTATTGTAGGGTTAAAGTTTATCCAACCTATTCCCGTTGAGGTTATCCTTTATAGTATAAAGTTAACCCTTAAGTCCCTTTACCTAAATGAAAGGAGGGTTGATGTAATTGTGACCGGCGTGAGGAATAGTACTATTGGGTCTTTAGGGAAGATTATGGGCTCAGAGGTGAGTGTTATTGAGGGGGATACGTGTGAGTCCCTCCTGCTAAATTACGGTGGGAAGACGGTGTTAAGGGGAGTGAAAAGGGCCTATGGTCTTGAGACTTGTTTGGGTGTGTTAAGGTTATGAGGAGGGTTTATAACGAGATCTTTGACGACTTTATATCTTTACCGGATAAAATCAAGAAAATAGTGAGTCTAGACCCAGCTACCACTGAGTCCCTATTTATGATGGGTTTAGGGGACAAGGTTATAGCCACTGACGCGTTCAGTTACAGACCGGAAGAGGCTAGGAAGAAGCCTAAAATAGGTAGTTATACTCATGTTAATGAGGACTTTCTCAGGCAAAACAAGCCCGACGTGATTTTCACTACTACCGGGGCACAAAAGGCTTTGACCAAGAGGTTAGTTGAAGAGGGGTATACTGTCTACCCTCTCGGTGTTTCTAATTCGGTCTATAGGATAATAAATAACGTGGAGGTCGTTTCGCTTGTGTGTAATGTCAAAGAAGAAGGTAGGAGATTGGCTTCATTTTTGTTAGGTCAACTGTCCCGTTATACCGTGGAACGTACTATAAGGGCTAAGGTCTATGTCGAATTCGATTTAGGCGGTGTTATAACATCTGGCTATCCTACTCATGTAAGTGACGCTATTTATCTCGTGGGAGGGAGGAATATATTTGATGACAAGGACGAGGCTTATTTCACTCCCTTCGATCAGGATATAATGTCTAGAGAACCGGATGTAATAATTTATGAGCCTAAGAGGCTTAATGAGTATGAAAAAGAGAGGTTTATGAGGAAGATGAGGGAGAGGGGCTTAGAGGAGTTAATTAAGAATAAGAAAGTGGTATTTACAATTGGTGATTTTTTAGCCCATCAAGGCCCAAGCTTTATTACTGATGGGTTAAAATTCTTACATGAAGTTATAAACAAGACATGAAGTTTACAACGAGAAGTCGGGTTAAGTTTTCATCCTTCTTAATTTCATTCTTCTAAGTATCTGAAAGCTTAGGGCTAATTTAAAGTAGTGGGTGGTTCATTTTCTCCCTTTACTCTTATCAGGTGTCTGGAGTATTCTATCTAGTTTTGTCCCAATTTTCCCGCTGAATATTGCCTTTATCAACCCTATTCCGGCTATTACAATACCTATAGCCATTATGAACTCGGTCACTGTCCCTGCAATAGAGGAGTAACTGTCGAAATTGGAGAGTTCGTAAGCGGGGATAACGGCATAATGGACGGACACTGGTTGGGGAGAACTTGTAGGGTTATTTATAGCTAGGATATAGTTACCGGGTGTTACTCTGGCAGCTATGAAGCCGTTACTGTTATTAAACGCTAGGGTAAGGTTATTATAGTATATGAAAACGTTAACATTACTATTATTTGTTACTACGTAGATAGTATTATTTTTATCCGTAGCTGTTACGTTCACCACTTTCTCCGTCAATGAGGGGTTTACTTTAACGTTTACTGTATGGTTGACTAATTCCGAATCAATTTGGTGATAATATGGTAAATAAAAAGGCATCAAAAGGTTACCTGCTAGTCCTAGCAAAAAGATCAATATCCCCACTGCTATTAATGATAAGTTTTTGTTCATACCTTATCTTCTCTTATCCTTAAAATTTAAATTCTTATTTAATTAATGTAAACCTATGTCCGGTGTTTACGAAATCTGTTGAGGTACTCGATACAACACTAAGAGATGGGGCACAGACCGCAAATATATCCTTCACGTTGAACGATAAGATACGTATAGCCCTACTTCTTGATGAATTGGGAATAGACTATATAGAGGGAGGTTGGCCTGGGTCTAACCCGAAGGATGAGGAGTTCTTTAAAGAGATCAAGAAGTACGGTCTAACCAAAGCTAAGATAGCAGCATTCGGGAGTACTAGGAGGAAGGAGTTTTCCGTTAAAGAAGACCCAAGCTTGAACGCCATAATAAGGTCTGATGTAGAAGTCGCGGTGCTGTTTGGTAAGTCATGGACCCTACATGTGACGGACGTGTTAAAAATAAGCCTGAAAGATAACTTAGACTTGGTCTATGACAGTATAAGTTACCTTAAGTCTCACGGGCTGAAGGTCATATTCGATGCTGAACATTTCTATCAAGGCTATAAGGAGGATAAGGACTACGCCCTTAGTGTGCTGAAGACGGCTGAGGAAGCGGGTGTAGATGTTATAGCCTTAGCAGATACTAACGGCGGAAGTCTCCCTTACGAGGTGTATGATATAACAGCAGATGTAGTAAAACATGTAGGGGTAAAAATAGGTTTACACATGCATAACGACTCGGGGTGTGCTGTTGCAAATACTCTCATGGGAGTTTTAGCCGGTGCCAGGCATGTGCAAGGTACAATAAACGGGATAGGCGAAAGGACTGGTAATGCAGACTTAATCCAGATAATCCCTAACTTGTCCTTGAAAATGGGTTATAACGTATTAAAAGGTAAAGACAGCCTGAAGAAGTTAAAAGAAGTATCAAGGATAGTCTATGAGATAGCTGGGTTACACCCGAACCCCTATCAGCCTTATGTGGGCGATTTTGCTTTTACCCACAAGGCAGGTGTTCATGCCGATGCTGTAATGAAGGTAAGTCGTGCTTATGAACATATTGACCCTTCTCTAGTGGGTAATACTAGGAGGTTTGTTATCTCAGAGGTCTCAGGTTCATCTAACTTGGTGACTTATCTAGAGAATGTAGGAATAAAAGTAGACAAAAAAGACCCGAGGCTTAAAGCAGCTCTGGCCAAGATAAAGGAGTTGGAGAATAGGGGTTATAGTTTTGACCTAGCTCCGGCTTCTGCAGTCCTGGTGGCTATGAGGGAATTAGGCTTGTACAGCCCCTTAATAAAAGTTGACTATTGGAAGGTAATCAATGAGAGGGAGTTAGCTATAG belongs to Stygiolobus caldivivus and includes:
- a CDS encoding ABC transporter substrate-binding protein gives rise to the protein MRRVYNEIFDDFISLPDKIKKIVSLDPATTESLFMMGLGDKVIATDAFSYRPEEARKKPKIGSYTHVNEDFLRQNKPDVIFTTTGAQKALTKRLVEEGYTVYPLGVSNSVYRIINNVEVVSLVCNVKEEGRRLASFLLGQLSRYTVERTIRAKVYVEFDLGGVITSGYPTHVSDAIYLVGGRNIFDDKDEAYFTPFDQDIMSREPDVIIYEPKRLNEYEKERFMRKMRERGLEELIKNKKVVFTIGDFLAHQGPSFITDGLKFLHEVINKT
- the cimA gene encoding citramalate synthase; this translates as MFTKSVEVLDTTLRDGAQTANISFTLNDKIRIALLLDELGIDYIEGGWPGSNPKDEEFFKEIKKYGLTKAKIAAFGSTRRKEFSVKEDPSLNAIIRSDVEVAVLFGKSWTLHVTDVLKISLKDNLDLVYDSISYLKSHGLKVIFDAEHFYQGYKEDKDYALSVLKTAEEAGVDVIALADTNGGSLPYEVYDITADVVKHVGVKIGLHMHNDSGCAVANTLMGVLAGARHVQGTINGIGERTGNADLIQIIPNLSLKMGYNVLKGKDSLKKLKEVSRIVYEIAGLHPNPYQPYVGDFAFTHKAGVHADAVMKVSRAYEHIDPSLVGNTRRFVISEVSGSSNLVTYLENVGIKVDKKDPRLKAALAKIKELENRGYSFDLAPASAVLVAMRELGLYSPLIKVDYWKVINERELAIAVVKVNGQLEVAEGVGPVHAIDIALRKALQKVYPEIGKVKLTDYRVILPGEIKNTESVVRVTIEFTDNERTWRTEGVSTSVIEASVMALIEGLDYYLQLNNKKLKATEVNN